A genomic segment from Pseudomonas sp. S09G 359 encodes:
- the mnmE gene encoding tRNA uridine-5-carboxymethylaminomethyl(34) synthesis GTPase MnmE, whose translation MSAPRETIAAVATAQGRGGVGIVRISGPLAGKAAEAISGRELKPRYAHYGPFLDADKSVLDEGLALYFPGPNSFTGEDVLELQGHGGPVVLDMLLQRCLQLGCRLARPGEFSERAFLNDKLDLAQAEAIADLIEASSAQAARNALRSLQGAFSLRVHNLTEQLISLRIYVEAAIDFPEEEIDFLADGHVLAMLDKVRDELSTVLREAGQGALLRDGMTVVIAGRPNAGKSSLLNALAGREAAIVTEIAGTTRDILREHIHIDGMPLHVVDTAGLRDTDDQVEKIGVERALKAIGEADRVLLVVDATAPEAVDPFALWPEFLEQRPDPAKVTLIRNKADLTGEAIAMQTSEDGHVTISLSAKSAGEGLELLREHLKACMGYEQTSESSFSARRRHLEALRHASAALEHGRAQLTLAGAGELLAEDLRQAQQLLGEITGAFSSDDLLGRIFSSFCIGK comes from the coding sequence ATGAGTGCTCCGCGTGAAACCATCGCTGCTGTCGCTACCGCTCAAGGTCGCGGCGGTGTCGGTATCGTTCGTATTTCCGGGCCGCTCGCCGGCAAGGCGGCCGAGGCCATCAGCGGCCGTGAATTGAAGCCGCGTTATGCCCATTACGGGCCGTTCCTGGATGCAGACAAAAGCGTATTGGACGAGGGCCTGGCGCTGTATTTCCCGGGGCCGAATTCATTCACCGGTGAAGACGTGCTGGAACTGCAGGGCCACGGCGGCCCGGTGGTACTGGATATGTTGCTGCAGCGTTGCCTGCAACTGGGTTGCCGCCTGGCGCGGCCGGGGGAGTTCAGCGAACGCGCATTTCTGAATGACAAACTCGACCTGGCCCAGGCCGAAGCCATTGCCGACTTAATCGAAGCCAGTTCCGCACAGGCAGCGCGCAATGCATTGCGCTCGCTGCAGGGAGCTTTTTCCCTGCGTGTGCATAACTTGACCGAGCAGCTGATCAGCCTGCGTATCTACGTGGAAGCAGCCATCGATTTCCCCGAAGAAGAAATCGACTTCCTCGCCGATGGTCACGTGCTGGCGATGCTGGACAAAGTCCGCGATGAGTTATCCACAGTCTTGCGTGAAGCCGGGCAGGGCGCGTTACTGCGCGATGGCATGACGGTGGTGATTGCCGGGCGGCCGAATGCGGGCAAATCCAGCTTGCTCAATGCCCTGGCGGGTCGTGAAGCGGCCATTGTCACCGAGATCGCCGGCACCACGCGGGATATCCTGCGTGAACATATCCACATCGACGGCATGCCGTTGCACGTGGTCGACACCGCCGGGTTGCGTGACACCGACGACCAAGTGGAAAAGATTGGCGTAGAACGCGCGCTCAAGGCTATCGGCGAAGCCGACCGTGTACTGCTGGTGGTGGATGCGACGGCGCCGGAGGCTGTGGATCCTTTTGCGCTGTGGCCGGAATTCCTCGAGCAACGGCCGGACCCGGCCAAAGTCACCTTGATCCGCAACAAAGCGGACCTGACCGGTGAAGCCATTGCCATGCAAACCAGCGAGGATGGCCATGTCACCATCAGCTTGAGTGCCAAGTCGGCGGGAGAGGGCCTGGAGTTGCTGCGCGAGCACCTCAAGGCCTGCATGGGCTACGAGCAGACCTCGGAAAGCAGCTTCAGCGCACGCCGCAGGCACCTGGAAGCGCTGCGCCATGCCAGCGCGGCCTTGGAGCACGGGCGGGCGCAACTGACCCTGGCGGGCGCCGGTGAGCTGCTGGCCGAGGATCTACGCCAGGCACAGCAGCTTTTGGGAGAAATCACCGGCGCGTTCAGCTCCGATGATTTGCTGGGCAGGATCTTTTCCAGCTTCTGCATCGGTAAGTAA